One part of the Anopheles merus strain MAF chromosome 3L, AmerM5.1, whole genome shotgun sequence genome encodes these proteins:
- the LOC121600552 gene encoding uncharacterized protein LOC121600552 isoform X3, translated as MDTMTFDDEPPPEPREGWLLVRVFVPELNVHKSLQFPSDKIVWDVKQQCLASLPKVAYWFWELKESFNYGLFSPPSNGKAGKFLDEERRLGDYPFNGPVGYLELKYKRRVYKMLNLDERQLKALHTRANLRRFIECINSGQVEKIAKMCAKGLDPNFHCQETGETPLTIATGSKKPNKLLIALVNGGALLDYRTRDGATALHRAVERDSLEAVSTLLELGASPNYRDTKGLTPVYLSVTRKTDPKISEVLLHDHATLGIQDSQGWQEVHQACRNGLVHHLEHLLFYGADMDGQNASGNTPLHVCAVNNQEACARMLLFRGANRGALNYANQTPYQVAVIAGNLELAEMIQNYKNEDIDKSLGDTSDIISDSSGVGTNSDSAACSIGHPSTTVVCMEGYDAGLSGHIHIQPGDVIEVVGSTDCGLLEGFVRGTNKTGFFPASCVQEVQFRQKSIINVSTSTPHHHYLINTSSNEIVSHDLQQQLHQQQQQQQQQQQQQQQQQQQQQQQTSLFEQQQHTQLHYNSQTAPRMKKSIIGEPRTVVLHRAKRGFGFILRGAKASSPLMQLKPSPRCPALQYLDDVDPGGVADIAGLKPGDFLLAINSEDVTCASHEHVVDLIRNSGSLVSMTVVTLSQNLINSMMLEASEIGSQHSSGSGMSTPISSRQCSTLPRRMNSGPPGSNCKQPAPMPPRRDPKTTLSVGRARAKSMVAGLEGGGEKGTDDDELLSATKSTSAESIHQAQTQLLQAQQQCHSAIGTPTQTGPGTPVQPRTASIKSRPTSSRITAAELEELFQRQQGADANRCSMLMSSSRFQSTGFDSGAGTPPISPQKGPIVYASVAEMKRKKSSKAGMGTLKGRPIPIPQVGSDLKRTFHSTPDLASMSSSNQNGGTSSLHYGSSSGTGSQLAINANGWYNTVGHKGHRSQDDMHSLHMSLQRLNLPPPNHPPPPPPVGQVVKVDVSRGSEYECLTALRKHIAQKAKVQSQVQEAEVMSSFKPASNAKLYASPQDIRNVGYRTVNVAGATTSPSLTGSTSAAGNNSASSCGSNGSNTNSNVELCKSGSLRSNASSTININSSVVTGSVINNVTTVTISGNGNAATNSTSSNQYAQPGRPGADSQQQIAQPQALYKSPPNSAPPLPEPDYSLSESDPDEDNSVRLVRTHIKTNGDLKTQNPGMAAETSGNSNTSGSSTGSSSMPQSFSVEEIQKIRTKLKSSKSYPNDFLRQQNSQPSQPGVEHGASGGVHHEEGDNSSSGVSSDQEITITCNDTAKQPKPSFPKQMVGTTVLKTNVTTSTLAAAGTGASSLIESKKVTLHLGASADTKLQHNNNLTERRNDATDNVDADQDDNDSPSPPATGFQRHNSLTRKQAATIAANRAKANQQNIQQRHAVTLATLPPPIEAADSDEADSWSHPLQSSGGDGAAQLVEAAGMVVLAPPPEFSDSTVSHITPTGPISGGVSINVQPHHSHQYTHQHHQHQHVHHHHQHTGSGGSLALGGHNPNCKRVRIVGAVPKVNRMNSQ; from the exons GAATTAAAAGAAAGCTTCAATTATGGATTATTCTCCCCACCATCAAACGGTAAAGCTGGTAAATTCTTGGATGAAGAACGGCGATTAGGAGACTACCCTTTTAATGGACCAGTGGGCTACCTAGAG CTCAAATATAAGCGACGCGTCTACAAGATGCTCAACTTAGATGAACGCCAACTGAAAGCTTTGCACACACGTGCTAACCTTCGACGCTTCATTGAGTGCATCAATAGCGGTCAGGTGGAAAAAATCGCCAAGATGTGTGCCAAAGGATTGGATCCCAATTTTCATTGTCAGGAAACGGGTGAAACGCCACTTACGATTGCCACTGGTTCAAAGAAGCCGAACAAGCTACTGATTGCGCTCGTAAACGGTGGTGCTCTATTGGACTATCGAACCCGTGACGGTGCCACTGCGTTACATAGAGCCGTAGAACGCGACAGTCTAGAAGCGGTCAG CACGCTTTTGGAATTAGGAGCATCTCCAAACTATCGTGATACGAAAGGCCTAACACCTGTTTATCTATCTGTTACGCGGAAAACAGATCCCAAAATCAGTGAAGTACTTTTACATGATCATGCGACACTAGGCATTCAAGACAGTCAAGGGTGGCAGGAAGTCCATCAG GCTTGTCGGAACGGGTTAGTTCATCATTTAGAGCATTTATTGTTCTACGGTGCGGATATGGATGGTCAAAACGCTTCCGGCAATACGCCGCTGCATGTATGCGCTGTTAACAATCAGGAGGCTTGTGCTAGAATGCTACTTTTTCGTGGTGCCAACCGAGGCGCATTAAACTATGCCAACCAGACGCCGTACCAG GTTGCCGTTATTGCCGGTAATCTAGAGCTGGCagaaatgattcaaaattaCAAAAACGAGGATATTG ATAAAAGCCTGGGCGATACAAGCGATATCATCAGCGACTCTTCTGGTGTCGGAACAAATTCTGACAGTGCTGCCTGCTCCataggtcatccaagcacaacTGTTGTTTGCATGGAAGGATACGATGCCGGGCTTTCAGGACATATACACATACAACCAGGCGATGTGATTGAAGTGGTCGGTTCCACCGACTGTGGTTTACTGGAAGGTTTTGTACGTGGTACAAATAAGACGGGTTTCTTTCCTGCCAGCTGTGTGCAAGAAGTGCAGTTTCGCCAGAAGAGTATTATAAACGTTTCCACCTCAACACCTCACCATCACTATCTGATAAATACTAGTAGTAATGAAATAGTCAGCCATGATCTACAACAACAATtgcatcagcaacaacaacagcaacaacagcaacaacagcaacaacagcagcagcagcaacaacagcaacaacagacaTCTTTGTttgaacagcagcaacacactCAGCTTCATTACAACAGCCAAACAGCaccaagaatgaaaaaatc TATTATTGGAGAACCTCGGACAGTAGTGCTACATCGTGCCAAACGCGGTTTCGGATTCATTCTTCGTGGAGCAAAAGCTTCTTCGCCATTGATGCAGCTCAAACCATCGCCACGTTGTCCGGCATTGCAATATTTAGATGATGTTGACCCAGGAGGTGTAGCGGATATTGCTGGTCTGAAGCCAGGAGACTTCCTATTAGCC ATTAACAGTGAAGATGTAACATGTGCATCACATGAGCACGTGGTTGATTTGATCCGCAATTCCGGTTCGCTGGTGTCAATGACGGTTGTTACACTATCACAAAATCTTATAAACTCTATGATGCTGGAAGCATCCGAGATAGGAAGTCAACATTCCTCCGGATCGGGCATGAGCACTCCAATATCATCCCGGCAGTGTTCAACGCTTCCCCGGCGTATGAATAGTGGCCCACCGGGAAGTAACTGTAAACAACCTGCGCCAATGCCTCCCCGTCGTGACCCAAAGACTACACTAAGCGTAGGACGTGCACGGGCAAAATCGATGGTGGCGGGCTTAGAAGGTGGTGGGGAAAAAGGTACAGACGACGATGAACTATTGAGTGCGACCAAATCAACTTCTGCGGAATCGATTCATCAAGCACAGACTCAACTGTTGCAAGCACAACAACAGTGCCACTCGGCTATTGGAACACCCACACAGACAGGACCGGGTACGCCCGTTCAGCCTCGTACAGCTAGTATCAAGTCGCGTCCAACATCTAGTCGAATAACGGCCGCGGAATTGGAAGAGCTATTCCAACGTCAACAAGGGGCTGATGCAAACCGCTGTTCTATGCTAATGTCAAGCTCAAGATTCCAATCAACTGGATTTGACAGTGGTGCAGGTACACCGCCGATTTCACCACAAAAGGGACCGATCGTGTATGCCAGCGTTGCTGAAATGAAGCgcaaaaaatcatccaaagcGGGAATGGGCACGCTAAAAGGACGTCCTATACCGATTCCCCAGGTTGGTTCGGATCTAAAACGGACCTTCCACAGTACACCTGATCTAGCATCAATGTCTTCGTCCAATCAGAACGGTGGAACTTCATCGTTGCACTATGGGAGCAGTTCCGGAACTGGATCGCAGCTGGCAATCAACGCTAACGGGTGGTATAACACCGTTGGTCACAAGGGGCACCGATCTCAGGACGATATGCACAGTCTGCACATGTCCCTGCAAAGACTGAATCTTCCACCACCAAACCATCCACCTCCACCTCCGCCAGTGGGGCAAGTTGTAAAAGTGGATGTTTCTCGGGGCTCCGAGTATGAATGTCTTACCGCCTTACGGAAGCATATAGCCCAGAAAGCCAAAGTTCAATCCCAAGTGCAGGAAGCAGAAGTTATGTCCAGTTTTAAGCCAGCATCGAATGCCAAACTGTACGCTTCCCCTCAGGATATTCGAAACGTTGGTTATCGTACGGTTAACGTCGCTGGGGCTACTACTTCACCATCACTCACGGGTTCAACATCGGCTGCTGGAAACAACAGTGCCTCTTCTTGTGGTAGTAATGGAAGTAATACGAACTCCAATGTGGAG CTCTGCAAATCTGGTTCACTTCGGTCAAATGCTAGCTCGACGATCAACATAAACTCTAGCGTCGTAACCGGTTCCGTAATTAATAACGTGACAACAGTAACGATCAGTGGAAATGGAAACGCTGCCACTAATAGTACGTCGTCAAATCAATACGCTCAACCTGGTCGCCCGGGCGCAGATAGCCAACAACAAATTGCCCAACCACAAGCACTTTATAAATCTCCACCTAATAGTGCACCTCCACTACCCGAGCCAGATTACAGTTTGAGTGAATCAGATCCGGATGAGGATAACTCGGTACGTTTGGTGCGTACGcatattaaaacaaatggagatcttaaaacacaaaatccaGGAATGGCAGCCGAAACAAgtggcaacagcaacacaag TGGTAGCTCGACCGGCTCCAGCTCTATGCCCCAATCATTCTCGGTGGAAGAAATACAGAAGATTCGCACGAAGCTAAAATCGTCTAAATCGTACCCGAACGACTTCTTACGGCAACAAAACAGCCAGCCATCTCAACCGGGTGTAGAACACGGTGCATCGGGCGGTGTGCATCACGAAGAAGGCGATAATTCATCGTCTGGTGTAAGCAGCGATCAAGAAATAACGATCACTTGTAACGATACAGCCAAGCAGCCAAAACCGTCATTCCCCAAGCAGATGGTTGGTACCACTGTTTTAAAGACAAATGTCACCACCTCTACCCTAGCAGCCGCAGGAACTGGAGCAAGTAGCTTGATTGAATCAAAAAAAGTGACATTGCATCTAGGGGCATCCGCCGATACGAAGttgcaacacaacaacaatctcACCGAACGAAGAAATGATGCTACAGATAATGTTGATGCTGATCAAGATGATAATGATAGTCCTAGCCCACCTGCGACTGGATTCCAGCGGCATAATTCACTCACCCGGAAACAGGCAGCCACCATTGCCGCAAATCGTGCGAAGgcaaaccaacaaaatataCAGCAACGGCATGCAGTAACGTTAGCTACCTTACCGCCCCCAATTGAGGCAGCCGACTCCGACGAAGCTGACTCTTGGTCACATCCTCTTCAATCTTCAGGTGGTGATGGCGCCGCACAATTAGTCGAAGCTGCTGGCATGGTGGTTTTGGCACCACCTCCAGAATTTAGCGATTCAACCGTTAGCCATATTACTCCAACTGGTCCAATTTCCGGTGGTGTTAGCATTAACGTGCAACCTCATCACTCCCATCAATATacgcatcagcatcatcagcatcaacatgtacatcatcatcatcaacatacGGGAAGCGGCGGATCACTCGCGCTTGGTGGTCACAATCCAAATTGCAAGCGCGTCCGTATTGTTGGAGCGGTGCCGAAAGTAAATCGTATGAACAGTCAGTAA
- the LOC121600552 gene encoding uncharacterized protein LOC121600552 isoform X8, whose product MDTMTFDDEPPPEPREGWLLVRVFVPELNVHKSLQFPSDKIVWDVKQQCLASLPKELKESFNYGLFSPPSNGKAGKFLDEERRLGDYPFNGPVGYLELKYKRRVYKMLNLDERQLKALHTRANLRRFIECINSGQVEKIAKMCAKGLDPNFHCQETGETPLTIATGSKKPNKLLIALVNGGALLDYRTRDGATALHRAVERDSLEAVSTLLELGASPNYRDTKGLTPVYLSVTRKTDPKISEVLLHDHATLGIQDSQGWQEVHQVAVIAGNLELAEMIQNYKNEDIDKSLGDTSDIISDSSGVGTNSDSAACSIGHPSTTVVCMEGYDAGLSGHIHIQPGDVIEVVGSTDCGLLEGFVRGTNKTGFFPASCVQEVQFRQKSIINVSTSTPHHHYLINTSSNEIVSHDLQQQLHQQQQQQQQQQQQQQQQQQQQQQQTSLFEQQQHTQLHYNSQTAPRMKKSIIGEPRTVVLHRAKRGFGFILRGAKASSPLMQLKPSPRCPALQYLDDVDPGGVADIAGLKPGDFLLAINSEDVTCASHEHVVDLIRNSGSLVSMTVVTLSQNLINSMMLEASEIGSQHSSGSGMSTPISSRQCSTLPRRMNSGPPGSNCKQPAPMPPRRDPKTTLSVGRARAKSMVAGLEGGGEKGTDDDELLSATKSTSAESIHQAQTQLLQAQQQCHSAIGTPTQTGPGTPVQPRTASIKSRPTSSRITAAELEELFQRQQGADANRCSMLMSSSRFQSTGFDSGAGTPPISPQKGPIVYASVAEMKRKKSSKAGMGTLKGRPIPIPQVGSDLKRTFHSTPDLASMSSSNQNGGTSSLHYGSSSGTGSQLAINANGWYNTVGHKGHRSQDDMHSLHMSLQRLNLPPPNHPPPPPPVGQVVKVDVSRGSEYECLTALRKHIAQKAKVQSQVQEAEVMSSFKPASNAKLYASPQDIRNVGYRTVNVAGATTSPSLTGSTSAAGNNSASSCGSNGSNTNSNVELCKSGSLRSNASSTININSSVVTGSVINNVTTVTISGNGNAATNSTSSNQYAQPGRPGADSQQQIAQPQALYKSPPNSAPPLPEPDYSLSESDPDEDNSVRLVRTHIKTNGDLKTQNPGMAAETSGNSNTSGSSTGSSSMPQSFSVEEIQKIRTKLKSSKSYPNDFLRQQNSQPSQPGVEHGASGGVHHEEGDNSSSGVSSDQEITITCNDTAKQPKPSFPKQMVGTTVLKTNVTTSTLAAAGTGASSLIESKKVTLHLGASADTKLQHNNNLTERRNDATDNVDADQDDNDSPSPPATGFQRHNSLTRKQAATIAANRAKANQQNIQQRHAVTLATLPPPIEAADSDEADSWSHPLQSSGGDGAAQLVEAAGMVVLAPPPEFSDSTVSHITPTGPISGGVSINVQPHHSHQYTHQHHQHQHVHHHHQHTGSGGSLALGGHNPNCKRVRIVGAVPKVNRMNSQ is encoded by the exons GAATTAAAAGAAAGCTTCAATTATGGATTATTCTCCCCACCATCAAACGGTAAAGCTGGTAAATTCTTGGATGAAGAACGGCGATTAGGAGACTACCCTTTTAATGGACCAGTGGGCTACCTAGAG CTCAAATATAAGCGACGCGTCTACAAGATGCTCAACTTAGATGAACGCCAACTGAAAGCTTTGCACACACGTGCTAACCTTCGACGCTTCATTGAGTGCATCAATAGCGGTCAGGTGGAAAAAATCGCCAAGATGTGTGCCAAAGGATTGGATCCCAATTTTCATTGTCAGGAAACGGGTGAAACGCCACTTACGATTGCCACTGGTTCAAAGAAGCCGAACAAGCTACTGATTGCGCTCGTAAACGGTGGTGCTCTATTGGACTATCGAACCCGTGACGGTGCCACTGCGTTACATAGAGCCGTAGAACGCGACAGTCTAGAAGCGGTCAG CACGCTTTTGGAATTAGGAGCATCTCCAAACTATCGTGATACGAAAGGCCTAACACCTGTTTATCTATCTGTTACGCGGAAAACAGATCCCAAAATCAGTGAAGTACTTTTACATGATCATGCGACACTAGGCATTCAAGACAGTCAAGGGTGGCAGGAAGTCCATCAG GTTGCCGTTATTGCCGGTAATCTAGAGCTGGCagaaatgattcaaaattaCAAAAACGAGGATATTG ATAAAAGCCTGGGCGATACAAGCGATATCATCAGCGACTCTTCTGGTGTCGGAACAAATTCTGACAGTGCTGCCTGCTCCataggtcatccaagcacaacTGTTGTTTGCATGGAAGGATACGATGCCGGGCTTTCAGGACATATACACATACAACCAGGCGATGTGATTGAAGTGGTCGGTTCCACCGACTGTGGTTTACTGGAAGGTTTTGTACGTGGTACAAATAAGACGGGTTTCTTTCCTGCCAGCTGTGTGCAAGAAGTGCAGTTTCGCCAGAAGAGTATTATAAACGTTTCCACCTCAACACCTCACCATCACTATCTGATAAATACTAGTAGTAATGAAATAGTCAGCCATGATCTACAACAACAATtgcatcagcaacaacaacagcaacaacagcaacaacagcaacaacagcagcagcagcaacaacagcaacaacagacaTCTTTGTttgaacagcagcaacacactCAGCTTCATTACAACAGCCAAACAGCaccaagaatgaaaaaatc TATTATTGGAGAACCTCGGACAGTAGTGCTACATCGTGCCAAACGCGGTTTCGGATTCATTCTTCGTGGAGCAAAAGCTTCTTCGCCATTGATGCAGCTCAAACCATCGCCACGTTGTCCGGCATTGCAATATTTAGATGATGTTGACCCAGGAGGTGTAGCGGATATTGCTGGTCTGAAGCCAGGAGACTTCCTATTAGCC ATTAACAGTGAAGATGTAACATGTGCATCACATGAGCACGTGGTTGATTTGATCCGCAATTCCGGTTCGCTGGTGTCAATGACGGTTGTTACACTATCACAAAATCTTATAAACTCTATGATGCTGGAAGCATCCGAGATAGGAAGTCAACATTCCTCCGGATCGGGCATGAGCACTCCAATATCATCCCGGCAGTGTTCAACGCTTCCCCGGCGTATGAATAGTGGCCCACCGGGAAGTAACTGTAAACAACCTGCGCCAATGCCTCCCCGTCGTGACCCAAAGACTACACTAAGCGTAGGACGTGCACGGGCAAAATCGATGGTGGCGGGCTTAGAAGGTGGTGGGGAAAAAGGTACAGACGACGATGAACTATTGAGTGCGACCAAATCAACTTCTGCGGAATCGATTCATCAAGCACAGACTCAACTGTTGCAAGCACAACAACAGTGCCACTCGGCTATTGGAACACCCACACAGACAGGACCGGGTACGCCCGTTCAGCCTCGTACAGCTAGTATCAAGTCGCGTCCAACATCTAGTCGAATAACGGCCGCGGAATTGGAAGAGCTATTCCAACGTCAACAAGGGGCTGATGCAAACCGCTGTTCTATGCTAATGTCAAGCTCAAGATTCCAATCAACTGGATTTGACAGTGGTGCAGGTACACCGCCGATTTCACCACAAAAGGGACCGATCGTGTATGCCAGCGTTGCTGAAATGAAGCgcaaaaaatcatccaaagcGGGAATGGGCACGCTAAAAGGACGTCCTATACCGATTCCCCAGGTTGGTTCGGATCTAAAACGGACCTTCCACAGTACACCTGATCTAGCATCAATGTCTTCGTCCAATCAGAACGGTGGAACTTCATCGTTGCACTATGGGAGCAGTTCCGGAACTGGATCGCAGCTGGCAATCAACGCTAACGGGTGGTATAACACCGTTGGTCACAAGGGGCACCGATCTCAGGACGATATGCACAGTCTGCACATGTCCCTGCAAAGACTGAATCTTCCACCACCAAACCATCCACCTCCACCTCCGCCAGTGGGGCAAGTTGTAAAAGTGGATGTTTCTCGGGGCTCCGAGTATGAATGTCTTACCGCCTTACGGAAGCATATAGCCCAGAAAGCCAAAGTTCAATCCCAAGTGCAGGAAGCAGAAGTTATGTCCAGTTTTAAGCCAGCATCGAATGCCAAACTGTACGCTTCCCCTCAGGATATTCGAAACGTTGGTTATCGTACGGTTAACGTCGCTGGGGCTACTACTTCACCATCACTCACGGGTTCAACATCGGCTGCTGGAAACAACAGTGCCTCTTCTTGTGGTAGTAATGGAAGTAATACGAACTCCAATGTGGAG CTCTGCAAATCTGGTTCACTTCGGTCAAATGCTAGCTCGACGATCAACATAAACTCTAGCGTCGTAACCGGTTCCGTAATTAATAACGTGACAACAGTAACGATCAGTGGAAATGGAAACGCTGCCACTAATAGTACGTCGTCAAATCAATACGCTCAACCTGGTCGCCCGGGCGCAGATAGCCAACAACAAATTGCCCAACCACAAGCACTTTATAAATCTCCACCTAATAGTGCACCTCCACTACCCGAGCCAGATTACAGTTTGAGTGAATCAGATCCGGATGAGGATAACTCGGTACGTTTGGTGCGTACGcatattaaaacaaatggagatcttaaaacacaaaatccaGGAATGGCAGCCGAAACAAgtggcaacagcaacacaag TGGTAGCTCGACCGGCTCCAGCTCTATGCCCCAATCATTCTCGGTGGAAGAAATACAGAAGATTCGCACGAAGCTAAAATCGTCTAAATCGTACCCGAACGACTTCTTACGGCAACAAAACAGCCAGCCATCTCAACCGGGTGTAGAACACGGTGCATCGGGCGGTGTGCATCACGAAGAAGGCGATAATTCATCGTCTGGTGTAAGCAGCGATCAAGAAATAACGATCACTTGTAACGATACAGCCAAGCAGCCAAAACCGTCATTCCCCAAGCAGATGGTTGGTACCACTGTTTTAAAGACAAATGTCACCACCTCTACCCTAGCAGCCGCAGGAACTGGAGCAAGTAGCTTGATTGAATCAAAAAAAGTGACATTGCATCTAGGGGCATCCGCCGATACGAAGttgcaacacaacaacaatctcACCGAACGAAGAAATGATGCTACAGATAATGTTGATGCTGATCAAGATGATAATGATAGTCCTAGCCCACCTGCGACTGGATTCCAGCGGCATAATTCACTCACCCGGAAACAGGCAGCCACCATTGCCGCAAATCGTGCGAAGgcaaaccaacaaaatataCAGCAACGGCATGCAGTAACGTTAGCTACCTTACCGCCCCCAATTGAGGCAGCCGACTCCGACGAAGCTGACTCTTGGTCACATCCTCTTCAATCTTCAGGTGGTGATGGCGCCGCACAATTAGTCGAAGCTGCTGGCATGGTGGTTTTGGCACCACCTCCAGAATTTAGCGATTCAACCGTTAGCCATATTACTCCAACTGGTCCAATTTCCGGTGGTGTTAGCATTAACGTGCAACCTCATCACTCCCATCAATATacgcatcagcatcatcagcatcaacatgtacatcatcatcatcaacatacGGGAAGCGGCGGATCACTCGCGCTTGGTGGTCACAATCCAAATTGCAAGCGCGTCCGTATTGTTGGAGCGGTGCCGAAAGTAAATCGTATGAACAGTCAGTAA